The following are from one region of the Novosphingobium humi genome:
- a CDS encoding energy transducer TonB, translating to MAYADQQLSGNRLTAIIIVALIHIVVGYALVSGLAYSAVQKVMKKVTTVDIKQEEKPPPPPPPPPKDAPPPPIVAPPPPVNVAPVSAPVIETVSVAPPPAPPAPVLAPPAPVAPPPPRFQPVAAAPKGNPANWVTPEDYPSRPLREGVQGTTGFRLTVSPEGRVSGCEITASSGNAELDAATCKYATSRARFAPAKDGEGQPTTGVYANRVKWVIPKD from the coding sequence ATGGCCTACGCTGATCAACAATTGAGCGGTAATCGCCTTACCGCCATTATCATCGTTGCCTTGATTCACATCGTCGTTGGTTATGCCTTGGTCTCTGGTCTTGCCTATTCGGCCGTCCAGAAGGTCATGAAAAAAGTGACGACTGTCGATATCAAGCAAGAGGAGAAACCGCCGCCACCGCCTCCGCCGCCGCCGAAGGACGCTCCGCCGCCGCCGATCGTCGCTCCGCCGCCGCCGGTGAACGTGGCGCCCGTCAGCGCGCCTGTGATCGAGACGGTTTCGGTTGCACCGCCGCCGGCGCCGCCTGCCCCTGTGCTGGCACCGCCTGCGCCTGTGGCACCGCCGCCGCCGCGTTTCCAGCCTGTTGCGGCCGCCCCCAAGGGCAATCCCGCCAACTGGGTGACGCCTGAGGACTATCCTTCGCGCCCCCTGCGTGAAGGTGTGCAGGGCACGACGGGTTTCCGGCTGACCGTGTCCCCCGAAGGACGCGTGTCGGGCTGTGAAATCACGGCCAGCTCGGGCAATGCCGAACTGGATGCTGCCACCTGCAAATACGCCACCAGCCGCGCGCGCTTTGCGCCCGCCAAGGATGGCGAAGGCCAGCCCACCACCGGCGTTTATGCCAATCGCGTGAAGTGGGTCATCCCGAAGGACTGA
- a CDS encoding MotA/TolQ/ExbB proton channel family protein, translating to MLIDILTAAAGAAPQNKFGFKEALEQGGLIAQSTVTIMAIFSFGSFFVLFTRWSDQSKILKQYKALGTFWKAASLKEGAAKLEKTSPFRDIVEAGILAEENHGKMADSLEAHDWVHSSLARTEASIGAFLARGLPFLATVGSTAPFVGLFGTVVGIYRALIAIGLAGSASIDKVAGPVGEALIMTAIGLLVAVPAVLAYNFLQSRNKRINELLTGFSADVLAYINSKGAIKPAVASAPVKAAPAPAAKK from the coding sequence ATGCTTATTGACATTCTGACCGCCGCTGCTGGCGCGGCTCCGCAGAACAAGTTCGGCTTCAAGGAAGCCCTGGAACAGGGCGGTCTGATCGCTCAGTCGACCGTGACCATCATGGCGATTTTCTCGTTCGGTTCGTTCTTCGTGCTGTTCACCCGCTGGTCGGACCAGTCGAAGATCCTCAAGCAGTACAAGGCTCTGGGCACGTTCTGGAAGGCCGCTTCGCTCAAGGAAGGCGCCGCCAAGCTGGAAAAGACCAGCCCGTTCCGTGACATCGTCGAAGCCGGTATCCTGGCCGAAGAAAACCACGGCAAGATGGCCGACAGCCTCGAAGCCCACGACTGGGTCCACTCGTCGCTGGCCCGCACCGAAGCCTCGATCGGCGCCTTCCTGGCCCGCGGCCTGCCCTTCCTCGCCACCGTCGGTTCGACCGCTCCTTTCGTGGGTCTGTTCGGTACCGTGGTCGGCATCTACCGCGCTCTGATCGCCATCGGTCTGGCCGGTTCGGCCTCGATCGACAAGGTTGCCGGCCCCGTGGGTGAAGCTCTGATCATGACCGCCATCGGTCTGCTCGTCGCTGTGCCTGCCGTGCTTGCCTACAACTTCCTGCAGTCGCGCAACAAGCGCATCAACGAGCTGCTGACGGGCTTCTCGGCTGACGTGCTGGCCTACATCAACTCGAAGGGCGCCATCAAGCCGGCCGTCGCTTCGGCTCCGGTGAAGGCTGCT